The Aggregicoccus sp. 17bor-14 genome includes a region encoding these proteins:
- a CDS encoding inner membrane protein YpjD codes for MSHTLASLAAHAYIVAALVYLAFLVRQSPRLATAGRVLVGLGLGLHAVGLGALLGAEGGAPAGLANGLSMLAFLLLAIFLGLDLRYRRPVLGAFVTPLAVMIMLPGLLMRGSAAPLPATLRGPLLPVHVLIALLGLAAFAVAAAVAVMYLVMERQVKSKHFGLLFARMPSLEFLDRLNRSLVIWGFIALSVTLVTGIFFASGTPGLFWTWDLKQVVTLGAWVVFALLLNARVFAGWQGRRVALLTMAGFGLLLVSFLSSYTPALSAGGLH; via the coding sequence ATGAGTCACACCCTCGCCTCGCTCGCCGCCCACGCCTACATCGTCGCGGCCCTGGTGTACCTCGCGTTCCTGGTGCGCCAGTCCCCGCGGCTCGCCACGGCGGGGCGCGTGCTGGTGGGGCTGGGACTCGGGCTGCACGCGGTGGGGCTGGGGGCGCTGCTGGGGGCGGAGGGCGGCGCACCGGCCGGGCTCGCCAACGGGCTGTCCATGCTGGCCTTCCTGCTGCTGGCCATCTTCCTCGGGTTGGATCTGCGCTACCGGCGCCCGGTGCTGGGCGCCTTCGTGACGCCGCTCGCGGTGATGATCATGCTGCCCGGGCTGCTGATGCGCGGCTCGGCGGCGCCCTTGCCCGCCACGCTGCGCGGGCCGCTGCTGCCGGTGCACGTGCTCATCGCGCTGCTGGGGCTCGCGGCCTTCGCGGTCGCCGCGGCCGTGGCGGTGATGTACCTGGTGATGGAGCGGCAGGTGAAGAGCAAGCACTTCGGGCTGCTCTTCGCGCGCATGCCCTCGCTCGAGTTCCTCGACCGGCTCAACCGCAGCCTCGTCATCTGGGGCTTCATCGCCCTGTCGGTGACGCTGGTGACGGGCATCTTCTTCGCGAGCGGCACGCCGGGGCTGTTCTGGACCTGGGATCTCAAGCAGGTGGTGACGCTCGGGGCCTGGGTGGTCTTCGCGCTGCTGCTCAACGCGCGCGTCTTCGCGGGCTGGCAGGGGCGGCGCGTGGCGCTGCTCACCATGGCGGGCTTCGGCCTGCTGCTGGTCTCCTTCCTCTCTTCGTATACCCCCGCGCTCTCCGCCGGCGGTCTGCACTGA